One part of the Ursus arctos isolate Adak ecotype North America unplaced genomic scaffold, UrsArc2.0 scaffold_14, whole genome shotgun sequence genome encodes these proteins:
- the LOC125283783 gene encoding olfactory receptor 7A17-like translates to MDPGNYTGISEFQLLGFSEKPELQPLLFGLFLSMYLITAFGNLLIILAVGSDSHLHTPMYFFLSNLSLVDICSTSTTVPKMLINIKTESKVITYAGCVTQINFFILFAVLDVFLLAVMAYDRLVAICHPLHYTVIMNPRLCGLLVLVSWVICTLHSLLQTLMVLRLSFCTEVELPHFFCELNQIIQLACSDTFLNDMMMNFGIVLLGVAPLAGILYSYSKIVSSILRISSAQGKYKAFSTCASHLSVVSLFYCTSLGVYFSSAATQSSHASAVASVMYTVVTPMLNPFIYSLRNRDIKRALKAFFVKETLHGQLS, encoded by the coding sequence ATGGACCCAGGGAACTATACAGGAATTTCAGAGTTCCagcttctgggattttcagagaaaccagaactgcagcccctcctatttgggcttttcctctccatgtacctgatcactgcgtttggaaacctgctcattATCCTGGCCGTCGGctcagactcccacctccacacccccatgtacttcttcctctccaacctgTCCCTTGTAGACATTTGTTCCACCTCCACCACCGTCCCTAAGATGCTGATAAATATAAAGACAGAGAGCAAAGTTATAACCTATGCTGGGTGCGTTACTCAGATTAATTTTTTCATACTCTTTGCCGTGTTAGATGTCTTTCTCCTGGCTGTAATGGCCTATGACCGccttgtggccatctgtcaccccctgcactacacagtcatcatgaacccccggctctgtggactgctggttctggtgtcctgggtCATCTGTACCCTGCATTCCTTATTACAAACCTTAATGGTGTTgcggctgtccttctgtacagaggtggaactcccccactttttctgtgaactcaatcagatcatccaacttgcctgttctgatACCTTTCTTAATGACATGATGATGAATTTTGGAATTGTACTGCTGGGTGTTGCTCCCCTGGCTGGAATCCTTTATTCCTACTCCAAGATTGTTTCCTCCATACTTaggatctcatcagctcagggcaagtataaagcattttccacctgtgcatctcacctctccgttgtctccttattttattgtacgagCCTAGGAGTTTATTTtagctctgctgctacccagagctcccatgcaagtgcagtggcctcggtgatgtacacggtggtcacccccatgctgaaccccttcatctacagcctgaggaacagagacataaagagggctctAAAAGCATTCTTTGTGAAGGAGACTCTACATGGCCAATTGTCATAG